In Aptenodytes patagonicus chromosome 12, bAptPat1.pri.cur, whole genome shotgun sequence, a genomic segment contains:
- the IL4 gene encoding interleukin-4 translates to MSIPVPVLLTFLALSACQGRMAALLQTSNLLKESIRLLSEILETKVSCDKMNVTSIFAGDKKENYMEILCKATTVAWEGRSCHRHLEGVYLNLLSLVRRKSTVHKAPCPVAAGNTTSLNDFLVNLRRVLQRLVKD, encoded by the exons ATGAGCATCCCGGTCCCGGTCCTGCTCACCTTCCTGGCGCTGTCAGCCTGCCAGGGCCGCATGGCCGCCCTGCTGCAGACCTCCAACCTTCTGAAGGAGAGCATCAGGCTGCTGAGCGAGATCCTGGAGACGAAG GTTTCCTGTGACAAGATGAACGTGACAAGTATTTTTGCAGGCGATAAG aaagaaaattatatggaGATCTTATGCAAAGCCACCACAGTCGCTTGGGAGGGCCGGAGCTGCCACAGGCACCTGGAGGGCGTTTACCTCAACTTGCTCAGTCTCGTCCGAAGGAAAAGCACAGTCCACAAG GCACCATGTCCCGTGGCAGCAGGCAACACTACTTCACTGAATGATTTCCTAGTGAACTTACGCAGAGTCCTCCAACGATTAGTAAAAGACTAG